A single genomic interval of Prunus dulcis chromosome 5, ALMONDv2, whole genome shotgun sequence harbors:
- the LOC117628769 gene encoding 21 kDa protein, producing MTRLGLGLSFLVLFHVLHMFGAADSTIARHSSATAFIKASCRATDYPALCVQSLAGYASAIGQSERQLAQTALTVSLARVRSAQSYVAKLTRVRGIKPREYRAVKDCIENVGDSVDRLRQSVRELGQTGRAFGQDFMWHMSNVETWVSAALTDESTCLDGFSGRFMDGNIKTAITRRVNNVAQVTSNALALVNRFAAKHKAASAAKQP from the coding sequence ATGACAAGACTTGGTCTTGGCCTTTCCTTTTTGGTTCTCTTCCATGTTCTTCACATGTTTGGTGCAGCAGACTCCACCATTGCCAGACACTCAAGCGCCACAGCTTTCATCAAAGCCTCATGCAGGGCCACTGATTATCCTGCACTGTGTGTTCAAAGCCTTGCAGGCTACGCAAGTGCCATCGGACAAAGTGAAAGACAGTTAGCTCAAACTGCTTTGACAGTGAGCCTAGCCCGGGTGCGGTCGGCTCAATCTTATGTGGCCAAGTTGACTAGAGTCAGGGGGATCAAGCCCAGGGAGTACAGAGCTGTGAAAGACTGCATAGAGAACGTGGGTGATAGCGTCGACCGGCTTCGCCAATCGGTTAGGGAACTTGGCCAGACCGGTAGAGCCTTTGGCCAGGACTTCATGTGGCACATGAGCAATGTGGAGACTTGGGTTAGTGCTGCTCTCACTGATGAAAGCACTTGTCTTGATGGGTTTTCTGGTCGTTTCATGGATGGGAATATAAAGACAGCTATAACAAGAAGGGTCAATAATGTTGCTCAGGTTACTAGCAATGCATTAGCCCTGGTTAATCGCTTTGCTGCAAAACACAAGGCAGCCTCAGCTGCCAAGCAGCCTTAG